A genomic segment from Pectinophora gossypiella chromosome 3, ilPecGoss1.1, whole genome shotgun sequence encodes:
- the LOC126382240 gene encoding uncharacterized protein LOC126382240, whose protein sequence is MELGPARRVCYEQMKAIMDFMGQHVDFAMGVLRTTEARHKSKKLWSELAKTVNSIRGGTKKTPDMWSRYWSDFKNKLKKKVKVLNRKKRLGSYTSDKESKPLTKLEKRALVILGPKFAKISNREEGSHSFSKHLPAEVKVEDYQDNGDCCKEPSESSDRLSIDGDRDGDSEGSSPEDNGDDDTELSLNDSTLSNIYPKWLVEVEKKRADAELIRARAEEQRATVATKTADAAMVQAEALKKLSDAAAAQADALMRIALYLESRGHNNQHLLPI, encoded by the exons ATGGAACTGGGTCCAGCCCGACGTGTGTGCTATGAACAAATGAAGGCTATCATGGACTTTATGGGGCAACATGTGGACTTTGCGATGGGCGTTCTGCGAACCACAGAGGCGCGACACAAATCTAAGAAACTCTGGAGCGAACTCGCGAAAACCGTAAACAGCATTCGTGGCGGGACTAAGAAGACTCCGGATATGTGGAGTAGG TACTGGAGTgacttcaaaaataaattaaaaaagaaagtgaAAGTATTGAACAGGAAGAAGAGACTCGGCAGCTACACCTCTGACAAGGAAAGCAAGCCGCTCACCAAACTAGAGAAGCGGGCGCTCGTCATTCTTGGCCCTAAATTTGCTAAGATTAGCAACAGGGAGGAAGGCAGTCATTCTTTTTCT aAGCATTTGCCAGCTGAAGTGAAGGTGGAGGATTATCAGGACAATGGAGACTGCTGCAAGGAACCCAGTGAATCTAGTGACAGGCTTTCAATAG ATGGAGATAGAGATGGTGACTCTGAAGGCTCCAGTCCTGAAGATAATGGTGATGATGACACTGAACTAAGTTTGAATGATTCCACATTATCAA ATATCTACCCAAAATGGCTAGTGGAAGTGGAGAAGAAGCGAGCTGATGCGGAGTTGATACGCGCGCGCGCCGAGGAGCAGCGGGCGACAGTCGCCACTAAAACTGCCGACGCCGCCATGGTGCAGGCTGAGGCCTTGAAAAAGCTCTCCGACGCTGCTGCGGCTCAAGCCGACGCCCTCATGCGGATAGCCCTGTACCTCGAAAGCCGAGGACACAACAATCAGCATCTACTGCCCATTTGA